From Gopherus flavomarginatus isolate rGopFla2 chromosome 7, rGopFla2.mat.asm, whole genome shotgun sequence, the proteins below share one genomic window:
- the POU4F3 gene encoding POU domain, class 4, transcription factor 3, giving the protein MMAMNTKQPFTMHPALQEPKYSGLHSSSEAMRRVCLPAPQLQGNIFGSFDENLLARAEALAAVDIVSHGKSHPFKPDATYHTMSSVPCTSTSSTAPISHPSALTSHPHHSVHPGLDGDLLDHISPTLTVSGMGAPDHTVMSAQIHPHHLGAMGHLHQAMGMGHPHPVSTHNGMSCISDVESDPRELEAFAERFKQRRIKLGVTQADVGAALANLKIPGVGSLSQSTICRFESLTLSHNNMIALKPVLQAWLEEAEAAYREKNAKPDLFSGSERKRKRTSIAAPEKRSLEAYFAIQPRPSSEKIAAIAEKLDLKKNVVRVWFCNQRQKQKRMKYSAVH; this is encoded by the exons ATGATGGCCATGAACACCAAGCAGCCTTTCACTATGCACCCTGCCCTGCAGGAGCCCAAGTACTCGGGCTTGCATTCCAGTTCAGAGGCGATGCGCAGAGTTTGCCTTCCAGCCCCGCAG CTCCAGGGCAATATATTTGGAAGCTTTGATGAGAATCTGCTGGCCCGCGCTGAAGCTCTGGCGGCTGTTGATATTGTCTCCCACGGCAAGAGCCATCCGTTCAAGCCAGACGCGACCTACCATACCATGAGCAGTGTCCCATGCACGTCTACCTCCTCCACCGCGCCCATCTCGCATCCTTCGGCCCTGACCTCGCATCCCCACCACTCGGTGCACCCGGGGTTGGATGGAGACCTCTTGGACCACATCTCCCCAACGCTGACCGTGAGCGGCATGGGGGCTCCCGACCACACGGTGATGTCGGCTCAGATTCACCCGCATCACCTGGGCGCCATGGGGCACCTGCACCAAGCCATGGGTATGGGCCACCCGCACCCAGTCTCAACTCACAACGGCATGTCCTGCATCAGCGACGTGGAGTCGgatcccagggagctggaggcttTCGCTGAGCGGTTCAAGCAGAGGCGGATCAAGCTGGGGGTGACCCAGGCGGATGTAGGGGCGGCTCTGGCCAACCTCAAGATCCCCGGCGTGGGCTCGCTCAGCCAAAGCACCATCTGCCGGTTCGAGtctctcaccctgtcccacaaCAACATGATCGCCCTGAAGCCCGTGCTccaagcctggctggaggaggctgaAGCTGCTTACAGGGAGAAGAACGCCAAGCCGGACCTGTTCAGCGGCAGCGAGAGGAAGCGCAAGCGAACCTCCATCGCCGCCCCAGAGAAGCgctccttggaagcctattttgCCATCCAGCCCAGACCCTCCTCGGAGAAGATCGCAGCCATAGCGGAGAAACTGGACCTGAAAAAGAACGTGGTGCGGGTTTGGTTCTGCAACCAGAGACAGAAACAGAAACGCATGAAGTACTCTGCTGTGCATTGA